A window from Streptomyces sp. NBC_00299 encodes these proteins:
- a CDS encoding MaoC family dehydratase N-terminal domain-containing protein, producing MALDQSFVGRTYPPTDPYEVGREKIREFAEAVGDTNPAYTDPEAAKALGHPDVIAPPTFVFSITFKAAGQVLKDPQLGLDYSRVVHGDQKFAYSRPVRAGDRLAVTSTIEAIKSMAGNEILDIRGEVHDEAGEHVVTAWTKLVARGADAEEGEG from the coding sequence ATGGCGCTCGACCAGTCCTTCGTGGGGCGGACTTACCCGCCCACCGACCCCTACGAGGTGGGCCGGGAGAAGATCCGTGAGTTCGCGGAGGCGGTGGGGGACACCAACCCGGCGTACACGGACCCGGAGGCCGCCAAGGCGCTCGGCCACCCCGATGTGATCGCCCCGCCGACCTTCGTGTTCTCCATCACCTTCAAGGCCGCCGGGCAGGTCCTCAAGGACCCGCAGCTGGGCCTGGACTACAGCCGCGTCGTGCACGGCGACCAGAAGTTCGCTTACAGCCGCCCGGTGCGCGCCGGCGACCGGCTGGCCGTCACGTCGACCATCGAGGCCATCAAGTCCATGGCGGGCAACGAGATCCTGGACATCCGCGGCGAGGTCCACGACGAGGCGGGGGAGCACGTCGTGACCGCCTGGACCAAGCTCGTGGCCCGTGGGGCGGACGCCGAAGAAGGGGAGGGCTGA
- the rpmG gene encoding 50S ribosomal protein L33 has translation MAATDVRPKITLACVECKERNYITKKNRRNNPDRLEMKKHCPRCNAHTAHRETR, from the coding sequence GTGGCTGCCACCGACGTCCGCCCGAAGATCACGCTGGCCTGCGTGGAGTGCAAGGAGCGGAACTACATCACCAAGAAGAACCGGCGTAACAACCCGGACCGTCTTGAGATGAAGAAGCACTGCCCGCGTTGCAATGCGCACACCGCGCATCGCGAAACGCGATAA